The following proteins come from a genomic window of Vallitaleaceae bacterium 9-2:
- the nadC gene encoding carboxylating nicotinate-nucleotide diphosphorylase, which yields MNIGVNQIELQRHILEWLEEDMPFGDATTDAIIDKTVLGAGDLIAKEAGILCGIDVFAQIYKCIDSQVKLEVAIHDGMAIEAGDVIARVHGPIGSILKGERLGLNIMQRLSGIASMAYQYFEAVKPYDTVIVDTRKTTPGFRSLEKYAVRTGGCMNHRFSLSDAVMIKDNHIAAAGSITEAVKRAKASVAHTMKIEVEVETFNELREVIHTGVDIIMLDNMTTDQIRRAVRFVKEHAKKMIALEASGNMTLERVAEVAATGVDVISVGALTHSVHALDISLKFEKPVVKS from the coding sequence ATGAATATTGGAGTAAATCAAATTGAGTTACAACGACACATATTGGAATGGTTAGAAGAAGATATGCCCTTTGGAGATGCAACAACAGATGCTATTATTGATAAAACCGTTTTAGGTGCAGGAGATCTAATTGCAAAAGAAGCAGGGATATTGTGCGGTATAGACGTCTTTGCCCAAATTTATAAGTGTATAGATAGTCAGGTCAAGCTAGAGGTTGCTATACATGATGGAATGGCCATCGAGGCAGGCGATGTCATCGCAAGAGTGCATGGTCCGATTGGAAGCATACTTAAAGGGGAACGTTTAGGCTTAAATATCATGCAACGCTTAAGTGGTATCGCTTCTATGGCATATCAATATTTTGAAGCCGTTAAGCCTTATGATACGGTAATCGTGGATACACGTAAAACAACACCGGGGTTTCGAAGTTTGGAAAAGTATGCAGTACGTACCGGTGGATGCATGAATCATCGCTTTAGCTTAAGTGACGCGGTGATGATTAAGGATAATCATATTGCGGCGGCGGGGTCGATTACTGAAGCGGTCAAGCGGGCAAAAGCAAGTGTTGCCCATACCATGAAAATCGAAGTGGAAGTTGAGACGTTTAATGAGTTGCGTGAAGTGATTCATACGGGTGTAGATATTATCATGCTTGATAATATGACAACAGACCAAATCCGACGTGCGGTACGCTTTGTTAAAGAGCATGCAAAAAAGATGATTGCATTAGAAGCAAGTGGCAATATGACATTAGAACGTGTAGCAGAAGTTGCAGCAACTGGAGTTGACGTAATCAGTGTGGGAGCGTTGACCCATTCCGTTCACGCCCTTGATATTAGTTTGAAATTTGAAAAACCAGTAGTCAAATCATAA
- a CDS encoding shikimate kinase — MKNIILIGMSGAGKSTLGVLLAKALNYDFVDTDLLIQQQEGRLLQGIIQEKGIDYFKKIEEDVISHIHPQQTIIATGGSVVYATEGMRHLKRIGKVIYIAVDFEEIQKRIQNIHTRGIIMGEHQSLQDVYNERIKLYENYADVIVNIKEQTIEETVSLLVELLEKKENND; from the coding sequence ATGAAGAATATAATATTAATTGGAATGTCAGGTGCAGGAAAATCAACACTAGGAGTTTTGTTGGCCAAGGCGTTGAATTATGATTTTGTCGATACAGACTTACTGATTCAACAGCAAGAAGGTCGATTGCTTCAAGGGATTATACAAGAAAAAGGAATTGACTATTTTAAAAAAATAGAAGAAGACGTTATATCTCACATTCATCCCCAGCAGACGATAATAGCTACGGGAGGCAGTGTTGTTTATGCCACAGAGGGTATGAGGCACCTTAAAAGGATTGGCAAGGTTATCTATATTGCCGTTGATTTTGAAGAAATCCAAAAACGCATACAAAATATACATACCCGAGGAATTATAATGGGAGAACATCAAAGCTTGCAGGACGTCTACAATGAACGGATAAAGTTATATGAAAACTATGCCGATGTCATTGTAAATATAAAAGAACAAACGATTGAAGAAACCGTGTCCCTGCTGGTAGAACTGTTAGAAAAGAAGGAGAACAATGATTAA
- a CDS encoding S1-like domain-containing RNA-binding protein has protein sequence MIKLGEFQTLTMVRRTDFGIYLSDNPTEDPEGILLPNKEVPEGIEQGDQLDVFVYKDSEDRLISTCHTPKITMGEIKKLRVVQLTKIGAFLDWGLLKDLFLPFKEQIGRLQEGESYLVGLYIDKSDRLCATMKLSKLLSAESPYKEGDRVKSTIFSMNRDYGLFVAVEGKYHGMLPQKEVTKHYAIGDEIKAKIAKVNGDGKLVLTLKEDGFVQMEADEKVVYEALLNNGGFLPLNDKSDKDIINKELHLSKRAFKRSVGRLMKSGKIIQTEQGIEIKK, from the coding sequence ATGATTAAACTAGGTGAATTTCAAACATTAACAATGGTACGACGTACGGATTTTGGAATCTATTTATCAGATAATCCGACAGAAGATCCAGAAGGGATTTTGTTGCCAAATAAAGAAGTGCCGGAAGGGATTGAACAGGGGGATCAACTGGATGTATTTGTTTACAAAGACTCAGAAGACCGTCTGATTAGTACATGTCATACACCCAAGATAACGATGGGAGAGATTAAAAAGTTACGTGTAGTTCAATTGACAAAAATAGGCGCCTTTTTAGATTGGGGGCTACTCAAAGATTTGTTTTTACCCTTTAAAGAGCAAATTGGACGCCTCCAAGAAGGAGAATCCTATTTAGTAGGGCTATATATTGATAAGTCCGATCGATTGTGTGCAACAATGAAGTTGTCTAAATTGTTATCAGCAGAATCACCCTATAAAGAAGGGGATCGAGTAAAATCCACTATTTTTAGTATGAATAGAGATTATGGACTTTTTGTAGCTGTTGAAGGTAAGTATCATGGAATGCTACCACAAAAAGAAGTTACCAAGCATTATGCCATCGGAGACGAAATCAAGGCAAAGATTGCCAAGGTCAATGGAGATGGTAAATTAGTGCTGACTTTAAAAGAAGACGGCTTTGTGCAAATGGAAGCCGATGAAAAAGTGGTCTATGAAGCACTTTTGAATAATGGAGGATTTTTACCTTTAAATGATAAATCAGATAAGGATATTATCAATAAGGAACTCCACCTGAGTAAAAGAGCTTTTAAACGTTCAGTTGGACGCTTAATGAAATCAGGAAAAATTATTCAGACAGAGCAAGGCATTGAAATAAAAAAATAA
- the infC gene encoding translation initiation factor IF-3 → MINEQIRDKEVRLVGADGEQLGVVSVKEAQAMAREQGLDLVKVAPKAKPPVCKIIDFGKFRYEQTKREKEAKKKQNIISVKEVRLSPNIEEHDINTKMKQANKFLTKGDKVKVSVRFRGRELAHTSVGRTILLEFAKDLEEIAEIEKRPKMEGRSMVMFLTPKKAK, encoded by the coding sequence ATGATTAATGAGCAAATACGAGACAAAGAAGTACGTCTTGTAGGAGCGGACGGGGAACAATTAGGAGTTGTATCCGTAAAGGAAGCACAAGCAATGGCCAGGGAACAAGGACTTGACTTAGTAAAGGTTGCACCGAAAGCTAAACCACCGGTGTGTAAGATTATTGATTTTGGTAAGTTTAGATACGAGCAAACGAAACGAGAAAAAGAGGCTAAGAAGAAACAAAACATTATAAGTGTAAAAGAAGTGCGTTTGTCGCCGAATATTGAGGAACACGATATTAATACTAAGATGAAGCAAGCAAACAAGTTTTTGACCAAAGGTGATAAAGTGAAAGTTTCCGTTCGATTTAGAGGTCGTGAATTAGCTCACACATCCGTTGGTAGAACGATTTTATTAGAATTTGCAAAAGACTTGGAAGAAATTGCTGAAATTGAAAAAAGACCTAAAATGGAAGGTAGAAGCATGGTTATGTTTCTTACACCTAAAAAGGCAAAATAG
- the rpmI gene encoding 50S ribosomal protein L35 — translation MPKMKTHRGAAKRFKATGTGKLKRSKAYKRHILTKKSPKTKRNLRQATMMDSSNEKVIKKLLPYL, via the coding sequence ATGCCAAAAATGAAAACACACCGCGGCGCTGCTAAGAGATTTAAAGCGACAGGTACAGGTAAATTAAAGAGAAGTAAAGCGTACAAACGCCATATTTTAACCAAAAAAAGTCCTAAGACAAAGAGAAATCTTAGACAAGCAACTATGATGGATTCATCAAATGAAAAGGTAATTAAGAAATTATTACCATATCTATAA
- the rplT gene encoding 50S ribosomal protein L20, producing MARIKGAMHTKKRRNRVLKLAKGYRGAKSKQFRTAKQAVMKSGVYSYVGRRLKKRDFRKLWIARINAATRANGMSYSTFMHGLKLAGIEINRKMLAEMAVNDQAAFTSLVETAKGKVNA from the coding sequence ATGGCAAGAATTAAAGGTGCGATGCACACAAAGAAAAGACGTAATCGTGTATTAAAGTTAGCTAAAGGATATAGAGGCGCTAAGAGCAAACAATTTAGAACAGCTAAACAAGCCGTTATGAAGTCTGGCGTATATTCATATGTAGGTCGTCGTCTTAAGAAAAGAGACTTCCGTAAATTATGGATTGCTCGTATTAATGCAGCAACACGTGCTAACGGAATGAGCTATTCAACATTTATGCATGGATTAAAATTAGCTGGAATCGAAATTAACCGTAAGATGTTAGCAGAAATGGCTGTCAATGATCAAGCGGCTTTTACATCTCTTGTTGAGACAGCAAAAGGAAAAGTTAACGCATAA